From Oncorhynchus tshawytscha isolate Ot180627B linkage group LG11, Otsh_v2.0, whole genome shotgun sequence, the proteins below share one genomic window:
- the LOC112262272 gene encoding mucin-5AC — translation MTTTATPTTTAAAPSTTTAVTTLTTVAPTTTTAAPTATTAALLTSTAVSSTTTVIPTTTSATPITTTAAATTITILPITTTATHTENTAYPALTTTTTAAATTTTAPFTKTVAPTTTVAHSKATAAPTTTKAAATITPVAPTTTATTTTTAAFATRTTATVTTSTAGATTTTSNYTTTTAPPTATTTTTVAPTTTTAAATAPGAATTTLASPTMTTASPSTKTTLAPTTTVSPTTASTDPPRANEGALILQFRMNRQFLEAYKNPQSQDYFTLALNVTTELNRGYKKVYPGIFLRCIIISFWSGSVGVTTNLIFTNQSVVPNVTNVEDSLKTSINMSNVFLDVITDSIKAELQNSTTTTTATTTTAATQTTVATPTYSSTMARNRPQEVVTLLLVLMLIYFFLTE, via the exons ATGACAACAACAGCTACCCCCACAACAACTGCAGCTGCCCCATCAACAACCACAGCAGTAACAACGTTAACCACAgtggctcccacaacaaccacagctgctcccacagcAACCACAGCAGCACTGTTGACATCTACAGCTGTTTCTTCAACAACCACAGTCATCCCCACAACAACTTCAGCTACTCccataacaaccacagctgctgccaCAACAATCACAATTTTACCCATAACAACCACAGCCACCCACACAGAAAACACAGCTTATCCCGCCttaaccacaacaaccacagcagcaGCAACTACAACTACAGCTCCATTTACAAAAACAGTAGCTCCCACAACAACAGTGGCTCACTCAAAAGCTACAGCTGCCCCCACAACAACTAAAGCTGCTGCTACAATAACACCAGTTGCTCCCACTACAActgccaccacaacaacaacagcagctttTGCCACAAGAACAACAGCTACTGTAACTACCAGCACAGCTGGTGCTACCACAACTACATCTAACTACACAACAACCACAGCCCCACCTACtgcaaccacaacaaccacagttgcccCTACAACTACCACTGCTGCAGCCACAGCACCAGGTGCTGCTACAACAACCCTGGCTTCTCCCACAATGACCACAGCTTCACCATCAACAAAAACAACTCTTGCTCCAACAACTACTGTTTCCCCAACCACCGCATCCACTGACCCTCCAAGAGCAAATGAAGGTGCACTTATTCTACAGTTCCGGATGAATCGACAATTTTTGGAAGCCTACAAAAATCCACAGTCCCAGGATTACTTTACTTTGGCTTTAAATGTCACAACTGAG TTGAATCGAGGATACAAAAAGGTATATCCTGGAATCTTCCTCAGATGCATCATCATCAGTTTCTG GTCTGGTTCTGTGGGTGTGACAACCAACTTAATCTTCACAAACCAGTCTGTGGTCCCTAACGTTACAAATGTAGAGGACTCCCTCAAGACATCCATCAACATGTCCAACGTCTTCTTAGATGTTATTACTGACAGTATCAAAGCGG aattacagaattccacgactactactactgcaaccaCCACAACAGCAGCTACACAAACTACAGTGGCGACACCTACCTATAGCAGCACTATGGCAAGAAACAGACCTCAAGAAGTGGTCACTTTACTACTTGTTTTAATGCTGATCTATTTCTTCTTAACAGAATAA